From the Nodularia sp. NIES-3585 genome, one window contains:
- a CDS encoding ABC exporter membrane fusion protein, with protein sequence MVQNGFLKVPNQRLILLVVAATVITGGIAFYGIFQSGLVGQTTSSELGETAPTTPKISALGRLEPETEVISLSAPLELDGDRIAQILVQEGDRVKSGQVVAILDSRTRLQTAVLQAEQQVRVAKAKLAQVQAGAKTGEIQAQQATIERLQAQLQGDKIAQQEAIARIEAQWLGDRIAQEATIKKLEAELNNAQAEYERYQQLSSEGAISNSLFDSKRLSLETAQQQLSEGEAVVNRINSTASRQLAEAQVTLTRINSTSNKQISEAKATLNSIAEIRPVDVEAAKSEVESAIATLKQMQTNLDSTYIKAPMAGQILKIHTRVGEKIREAGIAELAQTEQMIAVAEVYQSDISKIQVGQSAVVTSQVFTGELRGTVSQIGLQVNRQNVFSNQPGENLDSRVIDVKIRLHPEDSKQVAGLTNLQVQTAIEL encoded by the coding sequence ATGGTTCAAAATGGTTTTTTAAAAGTTCCCAATCAAAGGTTAATTTTATTAGTAGTAGCTGCTACGGTGATTACAGGTGGAATTGCTTTTTATGGGATTTTCCAGTCTGGTTTAGTTGGTCAAACTACCTCATCTGAACTGGGTGAAACTGCGCCAACTACACCAAAAATCTCGGCTTTAGGCAGACTAGAACCAGAAACAGAGGTGATTAGCCTGTCTGCACCCTTGGAATTAGATGGCGATCGCATTGCTCAAATATTAGTCCAGGAGGGCGATCGAGTCAAATCTGGTCAGGTGGTGGCAATTTTAGACTCACGCACTCGCTTACAAACTGCTGTACTCCAAGCAGAACAACAGGTGAGAGTGGCTAAAGCTAAACTGGCTCAAGTTCAAGCTGGGGCAAAAACTGGAGAAATTCAGGCACAGCAAGCAACTATTGAACGGTTACAAGCCCAGTTACAAGGCGATAAAATAGCTCAACAAGAAGCGATCGCTCGCATAGAAGCACAATGGTTAGGGGACAGAATAGCACAAGAAGCGACAATTAAAAAGCTCGAAGCAGAACTTAATAATGCTCAAGCAGAATATGAACGTTATCAGCAACTATCCTCTGAAGGAGCAATTTCTAATTCTTTATTTGATAGTAAGCGCTTGAGTTTAGAAACTGCACAACAGCAACTATCAGAAGGTGAAGCAGTTGTGAATCGAATTAACTCTACTGCTAGTAGACAATTAGCCGAAGCCCAAGTTACACTCACCCGAATTAATTCTACCAGTAATAAACAAATTAGTGAAGCCAAAGCCACACTTAACAGTATTGCCGAAATTCGTCCGGTAGATGTAGAAGCAGCCAAGAGTGAAGTTGAGAGTGCGATCGCGACGCTCAAACAAATGCAAACTAACTTAGACTCGACTTATATTAAAGCACCAATGGCGGGTCAAATTCTCAAAATTCACACACGAGTTGGAGAAAAAATTCGTGAGGCTGGGATTGCCGAATTGGCACAAACTGAGCAAATGATTGCAGTAGCAGAAGTATATCAAAGCGATATTAGTAAAATTCAAGTAGGACAGTCAGCAGTAGTTACCAGTCAAGTATTTACTGGTGAATTGCGAGGTACAGTTTCTCAGATTGGTTTGCAGGTAAATAGACAAAATGTTTTTAGCAACCAACCAGGAGAAAACCTCGATAGCCGGGTGATTGATGTCAAAATTCGTCTGCATCCTGAAGATAGCAAACAAGTAGCCGGTTTAACTAACTTGCAAGTCCAAACAGCAATTGAATTGTAG